A stretch of Miscanthus floridulus cultivar M001 chromosome 13, ASM1932011v1, whole genome shotgun sequence DNA encodes these proteins:
- the LOC136499604 gene encoding uncharacterized protein: protein MLHLGQSPRAPLQTILEETPGSESQGSTETLAKTFSEQFLLPPLRGGAIFNVSIDSPSRNGETEERVAQENRNINRAQWRENEVAITRAEAAQNNQLNSQGRPLPLHHDLDEEFLRVDGHDEYEKEYGNPDSALEPIPGRNAIDDDVDNPEGPLAFTRALRTLRWPRGFKITGVEPYEGRMNPTQWLQAYATAVRAARGDTSVMANYLPIMLTPPAMSWFTSLTPDSIESWEELKKVFTDNYMATCTRPGTKHDLSRINQKPSELLYNYIRRFSEMRNSIPNITEAEVITAFIRGLHHRELRSKFNRKPPTSIGEMITTANQCADAEEAEVRFNEDVGTQRPSHRYDDHPDN from the exons atgctacacttaggccaaAGCCCCAGGGcgcccctccagaccatcctagaagaaactccaggctctgagtctcagggctctacagagaccctcgccaaaaccttctccgagcaatttctccttccacccttacGAGGgggtgcgatcttcaacgtcagcatcgacagcccttcTAGGAACGGTGAAACCGAGGAGCGTGTTGCTCAAGAGAACCGGAACATCAACCGTGCGCAGTGGCGAGAAAATGAGGTGGCCATCACGAGGGCCGAGGCAGCTCAGAATAATCAGCTCaattctcaaggaagaccgctcccgctccaccacgacctcgacgaagaattcctccgcgttgatggccacgac GAGTACGAAaaggagtacggcaacccggactcagccctcgagcctatccctggCCGCAACGCCATAGACGATGATGTCGACAACCCTGAGGGACCtctagctttcacaagggcactccgaacacttcggtggccccgtggttttaagatcaccggggtcgagccctacgaaggaagaatgaacccgactCAGTGGCTACAGGCCTATGCCACTGCTGTCCGTGCTGCCAGgggagacactagtgtcatggcgaattatctccccatcatgctcacaccacccgccatgagctggtttaccagcctcaCGCCGGACTCCATCGAatcatgggaagagctaaagaaagtcttcaccgacaactatatggccacgtgtactcgacccggcacgaagcatgatctcagccgcatcaaccagaagccatccgagctcctctacAACTACATCCGtcgtttctccgagatgaggaactctattcccaacatcacggaagctgaagtcatcaccgcctttatccgaggactccaccatcgcgagcttcgctccaaattcaatcgcAAGCCGCCCACCAGTATCGGtgaaatgataactaccgccaaccagtgcgccgacgccgaggaagctgaggtgcgtTTCAACGAGGATGTAGGCACTCAACGCCCGTCTCACCGTTACGATGATCACCCTGACAACTGA